CTCGCCGTGGTCATCGGCCGCATCGCGAAGAACGTCAAGGCCGAGAATGCTCTCGACTACGTGTTCGGATACACGGTCGGCAACGACGTCACAGCGCGCGACCTTCAGAAGAGGGACGGCCAGTGGACGCGCGGCAAGGGCTTCGACACGTTCTGTCCGCTGGGGCCGGTCATCGAGACCGATTTCGACGCGAAGGATGCCACGATCGAAACCCGTGTGAACGGTGAGGTGCGCCAGCATGCACCGCTGAGCGACATGATCCACTCGGTCCCGGCGATCATCGAGTACGCATCCGCCGTCTTCACGTTGCTGCCCGGCGATGTCATCCTCACCGGAACTCCCGCCGGTGTGGGACCCTTCGCCGCAGGTGACACGGTCGAGGTCGAGGTCACAGGGCTGGGCATTCTGCGCAACTCCGTGCGCGACGCACTCCCTGTGGCATGACGACTCTCACGGGCGTCGATCAGGCGGCCGTGCAGCGGCGCACGGTTCTCGTGCTGTCGCTCGGCCAGGTACTCGGCGGTATCGCCTTCGGCGCCACTGTGTCGCTCGGCGCCCTGTTGGCGGCTGATCTGTCGGGCGATGATGCACTGTCGGGGTTGGCCACCGCGTCGGTGACGCTCGGCGCAGCACTGTGCGCCATTCCGCTCGCGCGGCTCGCGAGCCGAGTCGGACGCCGACGCGCGTTGACCCTCGGCAACCTGT
The DNA window shown above is from Microbacterium murale and carries:
- a CDS encoding fumarylacetoacetate hydrolase family protein, with amino-acid sequence MKIARFSHNDAIRYGIVDEQELVVLAGDPMFAGYDTTGERVPLSDAALLAPVIPRSKVVCVGKNYHDHAAEMGGVAPEEPLLFLKPNTSVIGPGDTIVRPAISERTEHEGELAVVIGRIAKNVKAENALDYVFGYTVGNDVTARDLQKRDGQWTRGKGFDTFCPLGPVIETDFDAKDATIETRVNGEVRQHAPLSDMIHSVPAIIEYASAVFTLLPGDVILTGTPAGVGPFAAGDTVEVEVTGLGILRNSVRDALPVA